In Pseudomonas sp. GCEP-101, one DNA window encodes the following:
- a CDS encoding FUSC family protein, which translates to MSSLSVRLPKAAAVRFALSDWAHTDGVTWMFILKTLITAFTALWLAYRLELPQPNTVLVSAFIVLQPQSGQVLAKSFYRILGTLAGLTVMVTFIALFAQERVLFLLCVAIWVGLCTAGAARYRDFRAYACLLAGYTAVMIGIPATLHPEGAFMQALWRVIEITLGILCTGVVSAVVLPQTSSAALRNALNTRFGDFAGLASAGLNGTLERERFEQASARLAAEVVGLESLRNVTAFEDPHMRLRSGRLARLNSEFMQLTTRFHALQRLLDRLRERQASNVLEVLMPCLIDVSELLASWHGRPLGEADAERLSVQLELCKHHLMPRIREARANLGHTCPREADQLDFETAAELLYRFADDMHNYAQTHASLAAHKHAREQWKERFTPKANALAAAVAGFRCALLVIVGGVFWIETSWLSGATFALTSVLIAALSSASPNPKRQSLQLTLGTLLGATLGFILTFRVLPHIDGFPLLCFVLAPVFALGAFLITRPQWSGYGVGLLVWFCIASLPANVARYDAYTFINEYLAMLLSMGMAVVAAIVILPPNRPWLWERLEAQLRLRVVRVISDPLKGLSSNFESGTRDLLNQAYGLSTGRPDVQRRLLRWTFQVQEIGLSIIELRREQEALPKEPWYAERMPWRRAIRALGRALIRLFLQPSESNRQRALAAVEHAIHATRSTDDRRPPHFDSSPLRRVCSYLHFIRTSLLDPQSPLRD; encoded by the coding sequence ATGAGCAGTCTGTCCGTGCGCCTGCCCAAGGCCGCCGCGGTGCGCTTCGCCCTGTCCGACTGGGCGCACACCGACGGCGTGACCTGGATGTTCATCCTCAAGACCCTGATCACCGCCTTCACCGCGCTGTGGCTGGCCTACCGGCTGGAGCTGCCGCAGCCCAACACCGTGCTGGTGAGCGCCTTCATCGTGCTGCAACCGCAGAGCGGCCAGGTGCTGGCGAAAAGTTTCTACCGCATCCTAGGCACGCTGGCCGGGCTCACGGTGATGGTCACCTTCATCGCCCTGTTCGCCCAGGAGCGCGTGCTGTTCCTGCTCTGCGTGGCGATCTGGGTCGGCCTGTGCACGGCGGGCGCCGCGCGCTACCGGGACTTCCGCGCCTACGCCTGCCTGCTGGCCGGCTACACCGCGGTGATGATCGGCATCCCCGCCACCCTGCACCCGGAGGGCGCCTTCATGCAGGCGCTGTGGCGGGTGATCGAGATCACCCTGGGGATTCTCTGCACCGGCGTGGTCAGCGCCGTGGTCCTGCCGCAGACCAGCAGCGCCGCCCTGCGCAATGCGCTGAACACCCGCTTCGGCGACTTCGCCGGCCTCGCCAGCGCGGGTCTCAACGGCACGCTGGAGCGCGAGCGCTTCGAGCAGGCCAGCGCGCGGCTCGCCGCCGAGGTGGTGGGCCTGGAAAGCCTGCGCAACGTCACCGCCTTCGAAGACCCGCACATGCGCCTGCGCAGCGGTCGCCTGGCGCGCCTGAACAGCGAATTCATGCAATTGACCACACGCTTCCACGCCTTGCAGCGCCTGCTCGACCGCCTGCGCGAACGCCAGGCCAGCAACGTGCTGGAGGTGCTGATGCCCTGCCTGATCGACGTCAGCGAACTGCTCGCCAGCTGGCATGGCCGGCCGCTCGGCGAAGCGGACGCCGAGCGCCTGAGCGTGCAACTGGAACTGTGCAAGCACCACCTGATGCCGCGCATCCGCGAGGCCCGTGCCAACCTGGGCCACACCTGCCCGCGCGAAGCCGACCAGCTGGATTTCGAAACCGCCGCCGAGCTGCTCTACCGCTTCGCCGATGACATGCACAACTACGCCCAGACCCACGCCTCGCTGGCCGCGCACAAGCACGCGCGCGAGCAGTGGAAGGAGCGCTTCACGCCCAAGGCCAATGCGCTGGCCGCCGCCGTCGCAGGCTTTCGCTGTGCGCTGCTGGTGATCGTCGGCGGAGTATTCTGGATCGAGACGTCCTGGCTCAGCGGCGCCACCTTCGCCCTGACCTCGGTGCTGATCGCCGCGCTCTCCTCCGCCTCGCCCAATCCCAAGCGCCAGTCCCTGCAACTGACCCTGGGCACCCTGCTGGGCGCCACCCTGGGCTTCATTCTCACCTTCCGCGTGCTGCCGCATATCGACGGCTTCCCGCTGCTGTGCTTCGTGCTCGCCCCGGTGTTCGCCCTTGGCGCTTTCCTGATCACCCGGCCCCAATGGAGCGGCTATGGCGTCGGCCTGCTGGTGTGGTTCTGCATCGCCTCGCTGCCGGCCAACGTGGCACGCTACGACGCCTACACCTTCATCAACGAATACCTGGCGATGCTGCTCTCCATGGGCATGGCGGTGGTCGCGGCCATCGTCATCCTGCCGCCGAACCGGCCGTGGCTGTGGGAGCGCCTGGAAGCCCAGCTGCGCCTGCGCGTGGTGCGGGTGATCAGCGATCCGCTGAAGGGGCTGTCGTCGAACTTCGAAAGCGGCACCCGCGACCTGCTGAACCAGGCCTACGGGTTATCCACAGGCCGTCCCGATGTGCAGCGCCGGCTGTTGCGCTGGACCTTCCAGGTGCAGGAGATCGGTCTGTCGATCATCGAGTTGCGCCGCGAGCAGGAGGCTCTGCCGAAGGAGCCCTGGTACGCCGAGCGCATGCCCTGGCGCCGGGCGATCCGCGCGCTGGGCCGGGCATTGATCCGCCTGTTCCTCCAGCCCAGCGAGAGCAACCGCCAGCGCGCCCTGGCGGCGGTGGAGCATGCCATCCACGCGACCCGCAGCACGGATGATCGCCGCCCGCCGCACTTCGACTCCTCCCCCCTGCGCCGGGTGTGCAGCTACCTGCACTTCATCCGCACCTCGCTGCTCGATCCGCAGTCGCCGCTGCGCGACTGA
- a CDS encoding DUF2790 domain-containing protein produces MKAVVILAMLGFSSLALAEQANAAGQAPSAAVEQYTYDMKLDVAHVISTTDVSNQCGIVPARMTYEDSQGQRHTVEYQVWGNGCSGG; encoded by the coding sequence ATGAAAGCTGTAGTCATCCTGGCCATGCTGGGCTTCTCCTCGCTCGCCCTGGCCGAGCAGGCGAACGCCGCCGGCCAGGCACCAAGCGCGGCCGTGGAGCAGTACACCTACGACATGAAACTGGACGTCGCCCACGTCATCTCGACCACCGACGTCTCCAACCAGTGCGGTATCGTGCCGGCACGCATGACCTACGAAGACTCCCAGGGTCAGCGCCACACGGTCGAATACCAGGTGTGGGGCAACGGCTGCTCCGGCGGCTAA
- a CDS encoding phospholipase, whose translation MKRLSTCLLAGLLALPQSLWAWSNHTLGSYLALRQLPALTQAPDVEVEPLESFISQQRAGLVKLLDEQEAYAREHFRQYPPRPDDLRLAEDGRDDLRKAFLMALRLNPEIKLATAVQPPPGGELPGDELHKHVALQPADVLVFRNLSGWNQWRFVQLQAGEKVPALDVLASAADEPDFGHDINLFSDNPGDAGQRYGFGTQPFGDPRYEFSSQAPFHMGFYHEDAVIFTGAPYLERNWPEWRAYQFHGLARFAFDTGHPYWGYRFLGWAMHYIQDMTQPYHSTPLPGETTASMLWTAGKSMAGFDADKQAAIQRVADRHTGVERYEVDWLRETLRQGGESPLLAAYADVSGDGSYPPYSTAYLREVVASESHAHAAAFDAAIGHWLDNEKVPAGDFSAGNSPEPFRHDAALDEQIVQLIRHFGAHSRNIARAALQP comes from the coding sequence ATGAAGCGACTTTCCACCTGCCTGCTGGCCGGCCTGCTGGCCCTGCCGCAAAGCCTCTGGGCCTGGTCCAATCACACCCTTGGCAGCTACCTCGCCTTGCGACAATTGCCGGCGCTCACCCAGGCGCCCGATGTCGAGGTGGAACCGCTGGAGAGCTTCATCAGCCAGCAGCGGGCCGGCCTGGTGAAGCTCCTGGACGAGCAGGAAGCCTACGCCCGCGAGCACTTCCGACAGTACCCGCCGCGCCCGGACGACCTGCGCCTGGCCGAAGACGGTCGCGACGACCTGCGCAAGGCGTTCCTCATGGCATTGCGGCTGAACCCCGAGATCAAGCTGGCCACCGCCGTGCAGCCACCGCCCGGCGGCGAGTTGCCAGGCGATGAGTTGCACAAGCATGTGGCGCTGCAGCCGGCGGACGTTCTGGTGTTCCGCAACCTGTCCGGCTGGAACCAGTGGCGCTTCGTGCAACTGCAGGCGGGGGAGAAGGTGCCCGCCCTGGACGTCCTGGCCAGCGCCGCCGACGAGCCGGACTTCGGCCACGACATCAACCTGTTCAGCGACAATCCCGGCGACGCCGGCCAGCGCTACGGTTTCGGCACCCAGCCGTTCGGCGATCCGCGCTACGAGTTCAGCTCCCAGGCGCCGTTCCACATGGGCTTCTACCACGAGGACGCGGTCATCTTCACCGGCGCGCCGTACCTGGAACGCAACTGGCCCGAGTGGCGCGCGTACCAGTTCCATGGCCTGGCGCGCTTCGCCTTCGACACGGGGCATCCGTACTGGGGGTACCGCTTCCTCGGGTGGGCGATGCATTACATCCAGGACATGACCCAGCCCTATCACTCGACGCCGCTGCCGGGCGAGACCACCGCCAGCATGCTATGGACGGCGGGCAAGTCCATGGCCGGCTTCGACGCCGACAAGCAGGCGGCGATCCAGCGTGTGGCGGACCGGCATACGGGGGTTGAGCGGTACGAGGTCGACTGGCTGCGCGAGACGCTGCGCCAGGGGGGCGAGTCGCCGTTGCTCGCGGCGTACGCCGATGTGAGCGGCGACGGCAGTTATCCACCTTATTCGACGGCGTATCTGCGCGAGGTGGTGGCAAGCGAGTCCCATGCCCATGCGGCGGCGTTCGATGCCGCGATCGGCCATTGGCTGGACAACGAGAAGGTGCCGGCGGGGGATTTCAGCGCAGGGAACTCACCGGAGCCGTTCCGCCACGACGCGGCGCTGGATGAGCAGATCGTGCAGTTGATCCGCCACTTCGGTGCGCACAGCCGCAATATCGCCAGGGCGGCGCTGCAGCCGTAA
- a CDS encoding MFS transporter, translated as MLQSVSPKQDLPLKPDPVEPRSGVLAPFSIAAFRIIWICNLFANLGTWAQSVAAAWVVTEAHASPLMVAMIQVASALPLVLLSIMSGVLADNHDRRKIMLVGLTVELSGAALVTALAFMGYLDPLLLIVSILWLSLGSSITIPAWQAAVNEQVPPRMLGDAVLLNSVNYNVARAVGPAIGGLLLSATGASWVFLFNCLCYAALIWAIWQWRRDVPKRTLPPEHIFEGVIAALRFTQYSSVTRLVMLRSAVFGLSASAIWALLPLLAHRNPDGSASVYGYMLGALGLGAIVASTMVSKARQWLGSSHLISFAAATLALVILTLGWVDNLWVIFPALVLGGACWIAAVATYNSAVQILVPDWVKARALALYQTAIYGGLAAGSFLWGHFAETMGVQGALIAAGCLLLVSVALLYNSRLPELDSTSIARAPGGVPGQPTFVFNPERGSVLVSIEYRIPAERTRDFVRAAKPLRRLRLRNGAERWALYRDVSNPEIWQELFLVDNWIGHLRMLDRLTIEDKTIIDNVTSLHAGDAPPVIRHGVSYESGSYEAPPETLG; from the coding sequence ATGCTGCAGTCCGTTTCACCCAAGCAAGACCTCCCGCTCAAGCCCGATCCAGTCGAACCCCGCAGTGGCGTCCTCGCTCCCTTCAGCATCGCCGCGTTCCGCATCATCTGGATCTGCAACCTGTTCGCCAACCTGGGCACCTGGGCGCAATCGGTGGCCGCCGCCTGGGTGGTCACCGAGGCCCACGCCAGCCCGCTGATGGTGGCGATGATCCAGGTCGCCTCGGCGCTGCCGCTGGTGCTGCTGTCGATCATGTCCGGCGTGCTGGCCGACAACCACGACCGCCGCAAGATCATGCTGGTGGGCCTGACGGTGGAGCTCTCCGGCGCCGCGCTGGTGACGGCGCTGGCGTTCATGGGCTACCTCGACCCGCTGCTGCTGATCGTGTCGATCCTCTGGCTGTCGCTGGGCAGTTCGATCACCATTCCTGCCTGGCAGGCGGCGGTGAACGAGCAGGTGCCACCGCGCATGCTCGGCGACGCCGTACTGCTCAACAGCGTCAACTACAACGTCGCCCGCGCCGTCGGCCCGGCCATCGGCGGCCTGCTGCTGTCGGCCACCGGGGCCTCCTGGGTGTTCCTCTTCAACTGCCTGTGCTACGCCGCGCTGATCTGGGCGATCTGGCAATGGCGCCGCGACGTGCCCAAACGCACCCTGCCGCCGGAGCACATCTTCGAAGGCGTGATCGCCGCCTTGCGCTTCACCCAATATTCCAGCGTCACCCGCCTGGTGATGCTGCGCTCGGCGGTGTTCGGCCTCTCCGCCAGCGCGATCTGGGCGCTGCTGCCGCTGCTGGCGCACCGCAACCCGGACGGCAGCGCCTCGGTGTACGGCTACATGCTCGGTGCCCTGGGCCTGGGCGCCATCGTCGCCAGCACCATGGTGAGCAAGGCGCGGCAGTGGCTGGGCAGCAGTCACCTGATCAGCTTCGCCGCCGCCACGCTGGCGCTGGTGATACTGACCCTGGGCTGGGTCGACAACCTCTGGGTGATCTTCCCCGCCCTGGTGCTCGGCGGAGCCTGCTGGATCGCCGCCGTGGCCACCTACAATTCGGCGGTGCAGATCCTCGTGCCCGACTGGGTCAAGGCCCGGGCCCTGGCGTTGTACCAGACCGCCATCTACGGCGGGCTGGCGGCCGGCTCGTTCCTCTGGGGGCACTTCGCCGAAACCATGGGTGTGCAGGGGGCGCTGATCGCCGCCGGCTGCCTGCTGCTGGTCTCGGTAGCGCTGCTGTACAACTCGCGGCTGCCGGAGCTGGACTCCACCAGCATCGCCCGCGCGCCGGGCGGTGTGCCGGGGCAGCCAACCTTCGTGTTCAACCCCGAACGCGGCTCGGTGCTGGTGTCCATCGAATACCGGATTCCCGCAGAGCGCACCCGTGACTTCGTCCGCGCGGCCAAGCCGCTGCGTCGCCTGCGCCTGCGCAACGGCGCGGAGCGCTGGGCGCTGTACCGCGACGTGAGCAACCCGGAAATCTGGCAGGAACTGTTCCTGGTGGACAACTGGATCGGCCACCTGCGCATGCTCGATCGCCTGACCATCGAGGACAAGACCATCATCGACAACGTCACCAGCCTGCACGCGGGCGACGCGCCGCCGGTGATCCGCCATGGGGTGAGCTATGAGTCGGGCAGCTACGAGGCGCCGCCGGAAACGCTGGGGTAG
- a CDS encoding DEAD/DEAH box helicase: protein MSRSALFSQFALHERLLKALDSLSFTEPTPVQAAAIPKALEGRDLRVTAQTGSGKTAAFVLPLLHRLLAEEKPKSGARALILLPTRELAQQTLKEVERFAQFTFIKACLITGGEDFKVQGARLRKNPEIIIGTPGRLNEQFNAGNLPLGDVEVLVLDEADRMLDMGFSEDVLKLAAQCPAQRQTLLFSATSGSGLHAIVEQVLREPENLQLNRVSELNEEVSQQVILTDDVGHKEALLQWLLSNETYEKAIVFTNTRVAADRLTGRLIAAGHKVFVLHGEKDQKDRKLAIERLKQGAVKILVATDVAARGLDVDGLDLVINFDIPRRGDEYVHRIGRTGRAGAAGTAISLVGHGDWNLMSSIERYLKLRFELRTIKELKGTYKGPKKVKASGKAAGTKKKKDDAKKTGSKAPAKKKPAARPKAGPSKVVSQDGLAPLKRKKPAAE from the coding sequence ATATCGAGGTCTGCCTTGTTCTCCCAATTCGCCCTGCACGAACGCCTGCTCAAGGCGCTCGATTCGTTGTCCTTCACCGAGCCGACCCCGGTCCAGGCTGCGGCCATCCCGAAGGCCCTGGAGGGACGCGACCTGCGGGTGACCGCGCAGACCGGCAGTGGCAAGACCGCCGCCTTCGTGCTGCCGCTGCTGCATCGCCTGCTCGCCGAGGAAAAGCCCAAGAGCGGCGCCCGTGCGCTGATCCTGCTGCCGACCCGCGAGCTGGCCCAGCAGACCCTCAAGGAAGTCGAGCGCTTCGCCCAGTTCACCTTCATCAAGGCCTGCCTGATCACCGGTGGTGAGGACTTCAAGGTGCAGGGCGCGCGGCTGCGCAAGAATCCGGAGATCATCATCGGCACGCCCGGCCGCCTGAACGAGCAGTTCAACGCCGGCAACCTGCCGCTGGGCGACGTGGAAGTGCTGGTCCTCGACGAAGCCGACCGCATGCTCGACATGGGCTTCTCCGAGGACGTGCTCAAGCTCGCCGCGCAGTGCCCGGCGCAGCGCCAGACCCTGCTGTTCTCCGCCACCAGCGGCAGCGGCCTGCACGCCATCGTCGAGCAGGTCCTGCGCGAGCCGGAAAACCTGCAGCTCAACCGCGTCAGCGAGCTGAACGAAGAGGTCAGCCAGCAGGTGATCCTGACCGACGACGTCGGCCACAAGGAGGCCCTGCTGCAGTGGCTGCTGAGCAACGAGACCTATGAGAAGGCGATCGTCTTCACCAACACCCGCGTGGCGGCCGACCGCCTGACCGGCCGCCTGATTGCCGCTGGCCACAAGGTCTTCGTGCTGCACGGCGAGAAGGACCAGAAGGACCGCAAGCTGGCCATCGAGCGCCTGAAGCAGGGCGCGGTGAAGATCCTCGTCGCCACCGACGTGGCCGCCCGGGGCCTGGACGTCGACGGCCTGGACCTGGTGATCAACTTCGACATCCCGCGCCGTGGCGACGAGTACGTGCACCGCATCGGTCGTACCGGCCGCGCGGGTGCGGCCGGCACCGCGATCTCGCTGGTGGGCCACGGCGACTGGAACCTGATGTCGAGCATCGAGCGTTACCTCAAGCTGCGTTTCGAGCTGCGGACCATCAAGGAACTCAAAGGCACCTACAAGGGGCCGAAGAAGGTCAAGGCGTCGGGCAAGGCTGCCGGCACCAAGAAGAAAAAAGACGACGCGAAGAAGACCGGCAGCAAGGCGCCGGCGAAGAAGAAACCCGCGGCCAGGCCCAAGGCGGGCCCGTCGAAGGTGGTGAGCCAGGACGGCCTGGCGCCGCTCAAGCGCAAGAAGCCGGCGGCGGAGTAA
- a CDS encoding dihydrofolate reductase family protein → MPATLIYYVAASLDGYIARPDGSVDWLEGYGGEADDHGYNAFYASIDGLLMGRATYLFCLNQQHWPYPDKPTLVMTRSNHLPKAAPQVALEHFTPLDALASLQARGCERIWLVGGGSLAGNFLAAGLLDEVIVSIIPHLLGAGIPLFSIGLEQRLQLLEQRSFPSGIVQMRYQVLKETPSP, encoded by the coding sequence GTGCCAGCGACTCTCATTTACTACGTGGCCGCCAGCCTCGACGGCTACATCGCTCGCCCCGACGGCAGCGTAGACTGGCTCGAAGGATACGGCGGCGAGGCCGACGACCATGGCTACAACGCCTTCTACGCCAGCATCGATGGCCTGCTCATGGGCCGGGCCACCTACCTGTTCTGCCTGAACCAGCAGCATTGGCCCTATCCGGACAAACCCACGCTGGTGATGACTCGTTCCAACCATCTGCCCAAGGCTGCGCCTCAGGTGGCGCTGGAGCACTTCACGCCGCTGGACGCCCTCGCCTCATTGCAGGCGCGCGGCTGCGAACGCATCTGGCTGGTCGGCGGCGGCAGCCTGGCGGGCAATTTCCTCGCCGCAGGCTTGCTTGACGAGGTGATCGTCAGCATCATTCCGCACCTGCTCGGCGCTGGCATCCCCCTGTTCAGCATCGGCCTCGAACAACGCCTGCAACTGCTCGAACAACGCAGCTTCCCCAGCGGCATCGTGCAGATGCGCTACCAGGTTCTGAAGGAAACGCCCTCGCCATGA
- a CDS encoding NUDIX hydrolase, giving the protein MTATIRIAAACLLDEAGRLLLVRKRGTQAFMLPGGKHEPGETSVQALLRELGEELDLHLASSALTPLGHFQAKAANEPDMRVEAHVFIAALPHAVQPAAELEELAWLDPAGAYPHHLAPLLREQVLPALLAHLS; this is encoded by the coding sequence ATGACCGCCACCATTCGTATCGCCGCCGCCTGCCTGCTGGATGAAGCCGGACGCCTGCTGCTGGTGCGAAAGCGCGGAACCCAGGCCTTCATGCTGCCGGGCGGCAAGCACGAACCCGGCGAAACCTCCGTCCAGGCCCTGCTGCGCGAACTGGGCGAAGAACTCGACCTGCACCTGGCAAGCTCCGCGCTGACGCCGCTGGGCCATTTCCAGGCCAAGGCGGCCAACGAACCGGACATGCGCGTGGAGGCCCACGTCTTCATTGCCGCCCTGCCCCACGCCGTCCAGCCCGCCGCCGAGCTGGAGGAGCTCGCCTGGCTCGACCCGGCCGGCGCCTACCCTCATCACCTCGCCCCGCTGCTGCGCGAGCAGGTCCTCCCCGCTCTGCTTGCTCATCTGAGCTAA
- a CDS encoding C40 family peptidase, which produces MAATEATASSKISRTYQPAPVDLRIPVQGSALLTYNAKPVKQTKSEAHQVTQRAYSMIGTPYRWGGTSPKRGFDCSGLVNYVFQNVDEVDLPRTAQQMYSMRGNSKVARDDLQPGDLVFFRIHNRRNVDHVGIYVGDNQFVHAPRRGQKVRVSDLGGDYWKKHYTAARRILPETLAKADVGRSFD; this is translated from the coding sequence TTGGCCGCCACCGAGGCAACCGCCTCCTCCAAGATTTCCCGCACCTATCAACCCGCACCGGTTGATCTGCGTATTCCAGTCCAGGGCAGCGCCCTGCTGACCTACAACGCCAAGCCGGTCAAGCAGACCAAGAGCGAGGCGCACCAGGTGACCCAGCGCGCCTACAGCATGATCGGCACGCCTTACCGCTGGGGCGGCACCTCGCCCAAGCGCGGCTTCGATTGCAGCGGCCTAGTGAACTACGTCTTCCAGAACGTCGATGAAGTCGACCTGCCGCGCACCGCGCAGCAGATGTACAGCATGCGCGGCAACTCGAAAGTGGCCCGCGACGACCTGCAGCCCGGCGACCTGGTGTTCTTCCGCATCCACAACCGCCGCAATGTCGACCATGTCGGCATCTACGTCGGCGACAACCAGTTCGTCCATGCGCCGCGTCGCGGCCAGAAGGTCCGCGTCTCCGACCTCGGTGGTGACTACTGGAAGAAGCATTACACCGCCGCCCGCCGTATCCTGCCGGAAACCCTGGCCAAGGCCGACGTCGGTCGCAGCTTCGACTGA